In Erigeron canadensis isolate Cc75 chromosome 1, C_canadensis_v1, whole genome shotgun sequence, a single window of DNA contains:
- the LOC122605737 gene encoding annexin D5-like isoform X1 codes for MSTVVIPPVLSSPRDDAMHLYKAFKGLGCDTAAVINILAHRDATQRALIESEYKTMYSEELTKRLSKELSGNLKKAVLLWMPDPARRDAMILHDALTTDIDLKAATEVICSRTPSQIQHLKQLYHTLYGTYIEHAIQTQASGDLEKFLLAYLSTPRSEGFEVDRTMVDQDAKALYKAGEKRLGTDEKTFRMIFCGRSRAHMAAVSTAYHSMYGNTLKKAVKSETSGNFEHGLVTVVQCAENPGKYFAKVLRKAMKGLGTNDKTLIRVIVTRAEIDMQYIKAEYHKKHHKSLNDDVHSETSGHYRTFLLSLLGPNQH; via the exons ATGTCAACTGTAGTGATTCCACCGGTGTTATCATCACCCCGTGATGATGCCATGCATTTGTACAAAGCTTTCAAAG GACTTGGTTGCGACACTGCAGCAGTTATCAATATTCTTGCTCATCGTGATGCAACACAGCGTGCTCTCATTGAAAGTGAGTACAAAACTATGTACTCTGAAGAACTGACCAAACGCCTGTCTAAAGAGCTCAGTGGAAATCTCAAG AAAGCTGTGTTACTGTGGATGCCTGATCCCGCACGAAGGGATGCAATGATACTGCATGATGCTCTAACAACTGACATTGATCTAAAAGCAGCAACAGAAGTTATCTGCTCTCGAACTCCATCTCAGATACAACACCTTAAGCAGCTTTACCATACACTTTATGGTACATACATTGAGCATGCCATTCAAACTCAAGCTTCTGGTGACCTTGAAAAG TTTCTTTTGGCATATTTGAGTACACCACGTAGTGAAGGTTTTGAAGTTGATAGAACTATGGTGGATCAAGACGCTAAAGCTCTGTATAAAGCTGGGGAAAAGAGATTGGGAACTGATGAGAAGACATTCAGAATGATTttctgtggcagaagcagggcACATATGGCTGCTGTCAGTACTGCGTATCATAGCATGTATGGGAACACGCTGAAGaag GCGGTGAAAAGTGAGACTTCGGGTAACTTTGAGCATGGTTTGGTCACCGTCGTACAATGTGCTGAGAATCCTGGGAAGTACTTTGCCAAG GTACTTCGTAAAGCAATGAAAGGTCTGGGAACGAATGATAAAACACTCATAAGGGTAATTGTCACAAGGGCTGAGATCGATATGCAGTATATCAAGGCAGAGTATCATAAGAAGCATCATAAGAGTCTGAATGATGATGTTCACTCCGAGACATCTGGCCACTACCGTACCTTTCTTCTTTCACTATTGGGCCCAAATCAACATTAG
- the LOC122609934 gene encoding tubulin-folding cofactor C produces the protein MNDQGAPSITTDEMPTDPTGDPTIQSKHEAMIKRLSNLHNSRASSKGDSKDPSFESTKSFLLLFNNSKQEIECSLTQIQQIPDMDPDQDLKPDLEKISLSISNLEKLVAENSYFLPPYEIRSSLKTISDLKQSLDAITSKVKPRKKFSFKNKPAKKSEKSSSVMADDPNKTEQEQWLSYKVKDSPGFRSKQNEVLIKEFKGSENGEYVLSDLTNCEVRLKGCFRSLFINRLQDCKIYVGPVLGSILVEEVEGCLFVMASHQIRIHHAKMSDFYLQCRSRPIIEHSSGVRFGPYCLCYDGIESDLKEVNLYDDTGSWANVDDFQWLRAVQSPNWSILPKSQHIDMVKI, from the coding sequence ATGAATGACCAAGGGGCTCCCTCAATCACCACTGATGAAATGCCAACTGATCCAACTGGTGATCCAACTATCCAAAGTAAACATGAGGCTATGATCAAACGTCTTTCCAACCTCCATAACTCCCGTGCATCCAGCAAAGGCGACTCAAAAGATCCGTCCTTTGAATCCACTAAATCCTTTCTCTTACTTTTCAATAACTCCAAGCAAGAAATCGAATGTTCCCTCACCCAAATTCAACAAATTCCTGATATGGACCCGGACCAAGATCTCAAACCTGACCTTGAAAAAATTTCTCTTTCTATCTCCAACCTTGAAAAACTAGTTGCTGAAAACTCCTACTTTTTGCCACCATATGAAATCCGATCATCTCTTAAAACCATCTCTGACCTTAAGCAATCATTAGATGCCATTACTTCTAAAGTCAAACCCAGAAAGAAATTCTCATTCAAAAACAAACCTGCCAAGAAATCTGAAAAAAGCTCCAGCGTAATGGCTGATGACCCTAATAAGACTGAGCAGGAACAATGGTTGAGTTATAAGGTTAAAGATTCACCAGGTTTCAGGAGTAAACAAAATGAGGTTTTGATTAAGGAGTTTAAAGGTTCAGAGAATGGAGAGTATGTACTTTCGGATCTAACCAATTGCGAGGTGAGATTAAAGGGATGTTTTCGAAGTTTGTTCATAAACCGTTTACAGGACTGTAAGATTTATGTGGGCCCGGTATTGGGTTCAATCTTGGTTGAAGAGGTTGAAGGGTGTTTATTTGTGATGGCATCACATCAGATTAGGATTCATCATGCTAAAATGAGTGACTTTTATTTACAATGTAGGAGTCGGCCCATAATCGAGCATAGTTCTGGGGTAAGGTTTGGGCCATATTGTTTGTGTTATGATGGGATTGAGAGTGATCTTAAGGAAGTAAATCTGTATGATGATACCGGGAGCTGGGCAAATGTGGATGATTTTCAATGGCTGCGGGCTGTTCAGTCACCAAATTGGTCAATTCTGCCAAAAAGCCAACATATTGATATGGTGAAAATTTGA
- the LOC122609693 gene encoding purple acid phosphatase 8-like yields the protein MAMMTSNKCATIFLALYMMAAATAKLQRFDHLPTKADGSLDILVIGDWGRRGLYNQSNVAFQMGKVGEELDADFIISTGDNFYDHGLVDEEDPLFTESFTKIYTANSLQKQWYSVLGNHDYRGNVLAQLSPDLRQKDSKWLCLRSFIVNSENVEFFFVDTTPFQDKYFTEDDHTYDWRGVLPREEYLSKVLKEVDMALEESSAKWKIVIGHHTIFSAGHHGNTQELVDQLLPILEAKKVDLYINGHDHCLQQISSRNSHLQFLTSGGGSKAWRGDINKWPDQNEMKFYYDGQGFMTLGVTENTISVAFYDVFGEIIHSWSTSKYTYMDA from the exons ATGGCTATGATGACTAGTAACAAGTGTGCCACCATTTTTCTTGCGTTATATATGATGGCAGCCGCCACGGCTAAGCTACAAAGATTTGATCATTTGCCAACAAAAGCAGATGGGTCTCTAGACATATTGGTGATCGGCGATTGGGGAAGGAGAGGATTATACAACCAATCTAACGTCGCATTTCAG ATGGGCAAAGTGGGAGAAGAACTGGATGCAGATTTTATAATATCGACCGGTGACAACTTTTATGATCATGGGTTAGTCGACGAAGAAGATCCTTTGTTTACCGAGTCATTTACTAAAATATATACAGCAAACAGCTTACAGAAACAATGGTACTCAG TGTTGGGGAATCATGACTACAGAGGCAATGTCTTGGCACAGCTGAGTCCTGACCTCAGACAAAAAGATAGTAAATGGCTTTGTCTTAGGTCCTTCATTGTCAACTCAG aaaatgtggaatttttttttgttgacacAACACCATTTCAAGATAAATATTTCACAGAAGACGACCACACATATGACTGGAGAGGTGTGCTTCCTAGAGAAGAATATCTCTCGAAGGTTTTAAAG gAAGTTGATATGGCTCTCGAAGAATCGAGTGCCAAGTGGAAAATTGTGATTGGTCACCATACCATTTTTAGTGCTGGTCATCATGGAAACACCCAAGAGCTTGTGGATCAACTTTTGCCCATCCTTGAG GCAAAGAAAGTTGATCTTTACATAAATGGGCATGATCATTGCTTACAACAAATCAGCAGCCGAAATAG TCACCTTCAGTTTCTAACAAGCGGAGGTGGGTCAAAGGCTTGGCGGGGTGATATCAACAAATGGCCGGACCAGAACGAGATGAAGTTCTATTATGATGGTCAAGGTTTCATGACACTTGGAGTAACTGAAAATACAATCAGTGTGGCTTTCTATGATGTGTTTGGCGAAATCATCCACTCGTGGAGTACATCCAAATATACATACATGGACgcttaa
- the LOC122605737 gene encoding annexin D5-like isoform X2, with protein MWLNDVIVVFNRLGCDTAAVINILAHRDATQRALIESEYKTMYSEELTKRLSKELSGNLKKAVLLWMPDPARRDAMILHDALTTDIDLKAATEVICSRTPSQIQHLKQLYHTLYGTYIEHAIQTQASGDLEKFLLAYLSTPRSEGFEVDRTMVDQDAKALYKAGEKRLGTDEKTFRMIFCGRSRAHMAAVSTAYHSMYGNTLKKAVKSETSGNFEHGLVTVVQCAENPGKYFAKVLRKAMKGLGTNDKTLIRVIVTRAEIDMQYIKAEYHKKHHKSLNDDVHSETSGHYRTFLLSLLGPNQH; from the exons ATGTGGCTGAACGATGTAATTGTGGTCTTCAATA GACTTGGTTGCGACACTGCAGCAGTTATCAATATTCTTGCTCATCGTGATGCAACACAGCGTGCTCTCATTGAAAGTGAGTACAAAACTATGTACTCTGAAGAACTGACCAAACGCCTGTCTAAAGAGCTCAGTGGAAATCTCAAG AAAGCTGTGTTACTGTGGATGCCTGATCCCGCACGAAGGGATGCAATGATACTGCATGATGCTCTAACAACTGACATTGATCTAAAAGCAGCAACAGAAGTTATCTGCTCTCGAACTCCATCTCAGATACAACACCTTAAGCAGCTTTACCATACACTTTATGGTACATACATTGAGCATGCCATTCAAACTCAAGCTTCTGGTGACCTTGAAAAG TTTCTTTTGGCATATTTGAGTACACCACGTAGTGAAGGTTTTGAAGTTGATAGAACTATGGTGGATCAAGACGCTAAAGCTCTGTATAAAGCTGGGGAAAAGAGATTGGGAACTGATGAGAAGACATTCAGAATGATTttctgtggcagaagcagggcACATATGGCTGCTGTCAGTACTGCGTATCATAGCATGTATGGGAACACGCTGAAGaag GCGGTGAAAAGTGAGACTTCGGGTAACTTTGAGCATGGTTTGGTCACCGTCGTACAATGTGCTGAGAATCCTGGGAAGTACTTTGCCAAG GTACTTCGTAAAGCAATGAAAGGTCTGGGAACGAATGATAAAACACTCATAAGGGTAATTGTCACAAGGGCTGAGATCGATATGCAGTATATCAAGGCAGAGTATCATAAGAAGCATCATAAGAGTCTGAATGATGATGTTCACTCCGAGACATCTGGCCACTACCGTACCTTTCTTCTTTCACTATTGGGCCCAAATCAACATTAG
- the LOC122591869 gene encoding probable inactive leucine-rich repeat receptor kinase XIAO — translation MITAFSNVTCVQREQQSLLLFRQGLKDESRRLSTWTGLNCCEWHGVGCDRKSGHVVKLDLRSPLSFIDEYTLNTSNWLEGKVSPSLLNLKHLRYLDLSMNNFLGQHIPEFFGSFKYLEYLNLSYSGFSGVVPPHLGNLSRLQYLDLNLLDRDDMLSLPYNVSLMVKDDLRWVSLLSSLRHLDLWFHPVNRLPSLLTLNLASCDINFPSIKFINFTSLNSLDLYGNNINSTIPVWLSNLTGLVNLNLKKNNFHGRIPDFIGTLSFLFSIKLSFNQLSGQIPPSLTRLSSLRYLSLGFNQLNESIPESIGLLTRLQVLNFGSNQLSGRIPESIGLLTRLEGLFLGVNQLSGSIPESIGLLKRLQYLYLPDNRLSGSIPESIALLTRLQVLDLEINQLSGSIPTNLGQLLNLQVLYLDRNQLSGNIPTSLGQLSNLELLYLNGNQLNGSIPTSLGQLSNLQYLYLSSNHLSGNIPTSLRELSNLLDLSLYNNQLSGDIPTSLGQLSNLQNLSLQSNQLGGNIPTSFGQLSNLRRLDVTKNLLDGVCF, via the coding sequence ATGATCACGGCTTTCTCCAACGTTACATGTGTCCAAAGGGAGCAACAATCACTACTTCTATTCAGGCAAGGCCTCAAGGACGAATCACGGCGTCTGTCAACATGGACCGGACTAAATTGTTGTGAGTGGCATGGAGTTGGGTGTGACAGGAAAAGTGGTCATGTTGTCAAACTTGATCTTCGATCTCCCTTGTCTTTCATAGACGAATATACTTTAAACACAAGTAATTGGCTCGAAGGTAAGGTAAGTCCTTCCTTACTCAACTTAAAGCATTTGCGTTACTTAGACCTGAGCATGAACAATTTCTTAGGACAACATATTCCTGAGTTCTTTGGGTCTTTCAAGTATTTGGAATACCTTAACCTCTCTTACTCGGGTTTTAGTGGTGTAGTCCCTCCTCATCTAGGAAATCTCTCGAGGTTACAGTATCTCGATCTTAATCTCCTAGACAGGGATGACATGTTATCTCTCCCTTATAATGTTTCTTTGATGGTCAAGGATGATTTGCGGTGGGTGTCTTTGTTGTCGTCTTTAAGACACTTGGATTTATGGTTCCATCCGGTTAACAGGTTACCTTCTTTGCTTACACTGAACTTGGCCTCGTGTGATATCAATTTTCCCTCCATAAAATTCATCAACTTCACTTCTCTTAATTCACTTGATCTTTATGGAAACAACATAAATTCGACCATTCCTGTTTGGTTATCAAACCTTACCGGCCTCGTGAATTTGAACCTTAAGAAAAACAACTTTCATGGCCGAATACCTGATTTTATTGGCACCTTGAGCTTTCTTTTTTCCATCAAACTTTCATTTAATCAATTGTCCGGTCAAATACCTCCCTCACTTACTCGCCTATCATCTCTAAGATATTTGTCTCTTGGTTTTAATCAACTAAATGAGAGCATACCTGAAAGCATTGGACTACTCACGAGGCTTCAAGTGCTCAATTTTGGTAGTAACCAATTGAGTGGACGCATACCTGAAAGCATTGGACTACTCACGAGGCTAGAAGGACTCTTTCTTGGTGTTAATCAATTGAGTGGGAGTATACCTGAAAGCATTGGACTACTCAAGAGACTACAATATCTCTATCTTCCTGATAATCGATTAAGTGGGAGCATACCTGAAAGCATTGCACTACTCACGAGGCTACAAGTGCTGGATCTTGAAATTAACCAATTGAGTGGTAGCATTCCCACTAATCTTGGTCAGTTGTTAAACCTACAAGTACTCTATCTTGATAGAAATCAATTGAGTGGGAACATTCCAACTAGTCTTGGTCAACTTTCAAACCTAGAATTACTCTATCTTAATGGTAATCAATTGAATGGGAGCATTCCCACTAGTCTTGGTCAGCTTTCAAACCTGCAATACCTTTATCTTTCTAGTAATCATTTGAGTGGGAACATTCCCACTAGTCTTCGTGAACTTTCAAACCTCCTAGACCTTTCTCTTTATAATAATCAATTGAGTGGGGACATTCCTACTAGTCTTGGTCAGCTTTCAAACCTCCAAAACCTTTCTCTTCAGAGTAATCAATTGGGTGGGAACATTCCCACTAGTTTTGGTCAGCTTTCAAACCTCCGCCGCCTAGATGTAACTAAAAACTTATTGGACGGGGTTTGTTTCTGA